The following nucleotide sequence is from Flavobacteriales bacterium.
CTCTTTTAAGCCGAAATTTTGAACAGCTAAACGCTGCAAAAAATGAGGTAAAAGCGGCAATGGAAAACATGGATCAATTAAAAGATGTGGTGGAAAACACTCAAGCAGGCCCACAAGAAATTCAATTAAAACTAAAAGAAAAAGCCCACCTTTTGGGTTTGTCTGAAGCTGCAATTCTTAATCAAATAAGACAAGGCTTTTTTGGAAATGAAGTACAGAGATTGCAGCGAGGTATAGACGAGGTAAAAGTTTGGGTAAGATATGACGAGGCCAATCGATCATCCGAAAATAATTTGGAAAATATGCGGATTAGAACCACCTCCGGCCAAGAATTGCCCCTAAAGGAGTTGGCTACATACACCAAACAGCGGGGCATTGTAAACATAAATCACCTTGATGGACAACGTGAAATAACGGTAGAGGCTGATATTGCCAGCCGAAAAGTGAGTGCAACGGAAATGGTTACTCAACTAAAAGATGAAATAATGCCTTCCATTTTGGCCAAATATCCGAGTGTTACACCACTTTATGAAGGACAAAACAGAGAAGCCGCCAAAACCCAGACATCAGCCAAGGTGGCTCTACCTGTGGTGCTGCTGATTATTATTTCTCTTATCGTTTTTACATTTAGAAGTTTCGGGCAAACTGTGGCCATTTTCGTTCTTATTCCATTCAGTTTTGTAGGTGTGGCTTGGGGTCACTACTTCCACGGGCAGCAAATAAGCATTCTTTCCTTTTTGGGTATTGTGGCTTTGATTGGAATTATTGTAAACGATTCGTTGGTTTTGGTAACGAAGTTCAACCAATATCTGCAAGAAGGGTTGGAGTTTAAAGAAGCCGTCTATCAAGCAGGATATAACCGGTTTAGAGCCATTTTTTTAACCTCGGCTACCACCATTGCTGGTTTGGCTCCATTGCTTTTCGAGACCAGTTTTCAGGCTCAGTTTTTAAAACCAATGGCCATTGCAGTGGCCTACGGCATAGGCATTGCCACTCTTTTAACCCTATTGGTTTTGCCGGTTTTGCTGGTTGTTTTAAACCAAATCCGGTTGGGATGGTTTAGAGCCTGGAATTGGGAAAAAGCGAGCAATAGAGAATTGGTAGAGCCTGCCATTAAAGAACTTGAAGTTGACAAGGAAGTATATGATGAGGAGTAATCTATTTTTGATTTTGATGTTTGGTGTTTCGCGTGTTTTTGCCCAAACCGAAACTCCAGTGTATAATTTGGAAACAATCATTGACAAAATATTGGCAAACAATTTTGAGGTGAAATCAATTTCGTATGATGTTGAAATAACCGAAAACGCTGCCACCAAAGGAAATGCCGGGATGTTGCCAAATGTGAATCTGAATGCCGGAAGCAATTATAGCAACAACAACACGGAGCTGAAATTTGCCGGAGGCATACCATCTGCCAATGTAAGTGGGGCTCAAAGCACCGGATACAACACCTCCATTGGTTTGAATTACACAATTTTCAATGGTTTTGCACGATTAAACAATTATGAAAAATTGAAACTAAACCATGATTTGAGCGAAGCTCAATTGAGACTTACTCTTGAAAATGCGGTAATAAGTGCCATCGGTTTGTATTTGGATATGGCCAAATTGCAAATGGATATTGATGCGTTGCAACAAAATTTAAAAATCAGTCACACCAGATTGAATAGAGCGGAACTTGCCAGTCAGTTTGGTACCACCAATTCGCTCGCCGTTTTAAACGCACGTGTTGATTTAAACACAGATAGCGTAAACTTATTGAATGCAAAAAACCAACTTGCCACCATCAAGCGACAAATAAACTATTTGATGGGCGAGGTAATTTCTACCGATTTTAGTGTAAATAACCAAATCAATCTTACCGACAACCTTAGTCTGAGCAATGTTTTGGAAGGTTCGCAAAACAACAGTGTCGCCTTGATATTAGCCAAACTTAGAACAGAAGCAGCCGAGATTGATGAAAATTTGGCAAAAGCCAACACCTACCCTACAATCAACTTTACCTCCAGTTATGGTCTTAATGCCTCGCAAAATGGTGCAGGTATCATTTTGGAGCAACGCAATCTGGGGTTTTCGGCTGGTCTAAATGTTACTATGCCTATTTTTACCGGTGGACGAACCAAAATTGCCATGCAAAATGCGGCTCTTTCGTTAGAAAAAAGCAACACCCAATTAGCACAAAATCAACTTTTGATAAACAAAGAAGTGTATGACTACTGGGCTAATTATCAGTATTTTATGCAACTTTTAACCATCGAAAGAGAAAATATTAAAACCGCAGAGTTAAATCTTAAACGAACGGAAGAAGCCTATAAATTAGGGCAGATTACATCGGTGGAATATCGTCAAGCTCAACTCGGTTTATTGTCGGCTCAAAACCGAATCAATGCCGCCTTGATCAACATAAAAAAAGCAGAATACCAACTTTTGCGTTTGAAAGGAGATTTGGTAAAATGAAAATAATTTGCGTTGGTAGAAACTACCGTAAACATGCCGAAGAATTAGGCAACGAAGTGCCGGAAGAACCGGTTTTGTTTATGAAACCCGATTCAGCCATAATGCGACAAAGAGATGCATTTTATATTCCTGATTTTACCGACGACGTGCATTATGAGGCTGAGATTGTCGTTAAAATCAACCGACTTGGAAAACGCATTCAGAGCAAATTTGCACCAAAATATTACAGTGAAATAACGGTAGGAATTGATTTTACTGCCCGCGATGTTCAGTCGAAACTAAAAGAAAAAGGCTTGCCGTGGGAAAAAGCAAAGGCCTTTGACAACAGTGCTGTGTGCGGCCACTGGCTAGATGCCTCAAACTACGATTTAGAGAATCTGAACTTTGAATTGAAACTAAATGGTGCTACTGTTCAAAAAGGAAACACCAATATGATGTTGTTTTCTATTAACCAACTTATTGAACATTCGTCTCAATATTTTATGCTAAAAATAGGGGATTTATTGTTTACCGGAACCCCAGAAGGTGTAGGCAAAGTGTCGCCCGGGGATATGTTGGAAGGATTTATTGAAGGTCAAAAAGTGTTGAATGTTCGCATAAAGTAGGTGGTGTAAATTTTTTACCTGTTAAAAATTATTGTTCTTTTGAAGAAAAACTTCAATAATTATGGCACTAAAACTCGAAACGACACACGAACAATTAAGAAGAAATTTGGGAATATTAGGCGTTAGTTTACCCATTATTTTGCTCATTTATAGCAACTTTCATCCTCAGCCATCTATTAGCGATTTTTATTATACCAATATTGGTATTGTTTTTACAGGAGTTCTCATTGCATTTGGTTTGTTTCTTTATTCCTATCGCGGTTACGAAAAACAGAAAGATGAAGTAATTAGCGATAATTGGCTAACCAATATTGCCGGAATTTTGGCCATTGCCACGGCTTTGATTCCTACCCAATATGTTGAAAATCCTTACTCAACTTGGCCACCAAATGGGCATAATAATGAAACTATAGGTCTTATTCATCTGCTGTGTGCATCTGGCTTTTTTATCATCATGGGTTGGATGTCGATGTATAGATTTACCTTAAGCACCGACCCCGCAAAGAAAAATCGAAATAGGCTTTATAGAATTTGTGGCATTGGTGTTTGGGTGAGCTTATTATTTGCCGGATTATCGATAAAATTTGATGTACTGCAAGTTTCTAAAATTGACGTTTTTATATACGAAACGGCCGCATTGTGGTTTTTTGGAACAGCATGGCTCATAAAAGGTGAGGCACTTAAAAAGCTCGGTATATAATTGGGTTCAGATGGTCTTTCCTTTTTTAATCTATTCGGAGAAGGCTTTCAAACCCTGAAAATCATCCAAAATTAGGTTTCGGAGAACAAAGGTTGGCACTCGGAGACCAATTCTTTCTTGTTTAATATAGGTGTAATACTTTTGAATACTACTAACTCTGATGGTGAGCTAAGCAATTGTCGGACGGGCAAATATTCCAAACAACATGAAAAAACTTTGCATTTAGGTTCTCATTTATTACCAATACTATTTGTCTGTTTATTTTAACTTCGCTTCCGTAAATACGTTACATGGCGAATAAGGAAAATAATCTAAACCCTTTTCATATTGAATTTATTCAAAAGCAAAAGGTGTTTTTTGTGGCTACCGCCCCAACCGAAGGTTTTATCAATCTTTCGCCCAAAGGTATGGACTCGTTTAGAGTGATTGACAATCAAACAATTGTCTGGCTCAATTTGACCGGAAGCGGAAATGAAACCGCGGCACATTTGCTCGAAAACCCGCGAATGACCATAATGATGACTGCCTTTGAAGGCGACCCTTTGATTTTAAGATTGTATGGAAAGGCTGTTGCATTTCATCCAAGAGACCAAGAATGGGAAGATTACATTCATCTTTTTCCTGAAATGCCGGGTAGCAGACAGATTATTGAGTTAAAACTTGAAAAAGTAATGACCAGTTGTGGTTTTGCTGTACCCATTATGGAGTTTAAAAAAGAGAGAAGCCAATTGATTGATTGGTCGAACAAAAAAGGCGAAGAGGGCATTTTGGAATACCAAAAAAACAAAAATGTTTTGAGTTTAAATGGAAAACCGACGGGTCTTTTCGAGGTGTAATTACCCAACAAACCTTTCCAAAAAATCTTGTTTTCGGCGAATGGCAATCTCCAATTCTTTGCCGTTACTCATTTCTACAAATCCACCTTTTCCCTTTTTGTAGCCCTGCACATGCTCAAGATTTATAAGATAACTCTTGTGGATTCGGAAAAATCCGGCATCACCAAGTAATTCATCAAAATGTTTTAACGTTTTGCAAATTGTTTTTTTCTTTCCGTTTACAAACATAAAATCGGTCAAATTATCATTGGCTTTGCAATAAACAATATCTTTTAGTTGTGCCACCTCAAATCCTTCCAATTCGGGAAGCACAATGCGTTTTAACTGATTTTCGGTCGTATGCAGATTCGTTTGCAGAATACGAGCCGAATGAATTCTGTCTTTGTTTTGAATATTCTGAGAAACCTTTTCAACCGAGGCTATAAGTTCTTCTATATCAATGGGTTTTAGCAAATAATAGGACGCACTCATGTTGAGAGCTTTTAACGCATAATTGCTAAAAGCTGTTACAAAAATCAGTTCAAAATCAATTTCAGGAAGTTGTTCAAGCAAATCAAAACCATTTCCGTAAGGCATTTCCACATCCAAAAATACCAGCTGCGGCCTATGCGTTTCTATGGCTGTTTTTCCGATGGATATATTCTCAGCTTCTGCCGCTATATTTACATTCGGGCAATATTTTGTCAGATAGTTTCGAAGCGTTTCTCGGCTTACTTCTTCATCTTCTATTATTATGGCTTTTAACTCATGCATTTTCTGCGTATTTTTTATCGTCCACATCTAAAAAGGGCAGCTCAATGCTCACACTCGTGCCGGTTTCATTTTCGTCCAAATCGGTGATGGAGCATTTTACATGGATGTTGTGAATTTCGTTAAGCAGTTTTATTCTACCGTTGGTATTACTAATTCCGGTCGATTTTCCCATTTTTTGATTTTTTGTTTTCAATTCTTCACTCCTTTTTCTACCAATTCCGTTGTCCTTTATTTCAATTAAAACGGCATTGTTTTTCTTCCAAAATTTAACGGCTAACATTCCCTTTTCTTCCTTATATCGAAGCCCATGCCATATCGCATTTTCAATATAAGGTTGCACCATCATAGGCGGAATCAAAAGTCTATCAATTTCTAGATTTTCATCCACTTCAAAAACGTAGTCGAAATGGTCTTTAAATCGCAAGTGTTCCAAGTTTAAATAACGCTCCAAAACTTCCAATTCAGCAGATAGTAGTACAAAATCTTTCTTGCTGTGTTCCAAAACCGTTCTCATCAGTCTGGCAAATTCAGACAAGTATTTGTTGGCACTTCTGTCATCACTTTTTGATATAAAACTATTAACCGAATTGAGCGAATTAAAAATAAAATGAGGATTCATTTGACTTCTCAACGACCTGATAGACAATAGTTTATTGGCAATTTGTTTTTGCTTTGTGCTACGGTATAGCATAACTAAACCCAAAAGCATCAACACCAATAGAGCCGCCAAAATGTAGTTTATTCGTTTCTGTTGACGTGCATTTTCTGCTTTTAAATTGCTTTCTTTTTGCAAAAGCGAAATTTGCTTTTCGTCTAATTCCTTGTCTTTTATCAATAAGGCTATTTGGTTTTCTTTGTCCGAAAATTGGGAGTTTTGGTTGACCAAATCTTGCAATTGCGATTCTTTTTCGGCCAATAGTTGTTCTTGAACCTGCCTGTATTGGTCAAAACTTGCCTTTGCTTGTTCAAATTTACCCAGTTTGGCGTAGGCTTCCGAAAGGGCTTTGTGTGTTTCTCCAGTGCTTTTTATCTGCCCGGTTTGATTTGATAAAACAAGATTTTCTTGCAAAAACGGAATGGCTTCGTTGGCTTTGTTCATAAACAAATAGTTGCCAGCAATATTGCTGTTGTTATCCAAAACCC
It contains:
- a CDS encoding TolC family protein, encoding MMRSNLFLILMFGVSRVFAQTETPVYNLETIIDKILANNFEVKSISYDVEITENAATKGNAGMLPNVNLNAGSNYSNNNTELKFAGGIPSANVSGAQSTGYNTSIGLNYTIFNGFARLNNYEKLKLNHDLSEAQLRLTLENAVISAIGLYLDMAKLQMDIDALQQNLKISHTRLNRAELASQFGTTNSLAVLNARVDLNTDSVNLLNAKNQLATIKRQINYLMGEVISTDFSVNNQINLTDNLSLSNVLEGSQNNSVALILAKLRTEAAEIDENLAKANTYPTINFTSSYGLNASQNGAGIILEQRNLGFSAGLNVTMPIFTGGRTKIAMQNAALSLEKSNTQLAQNQLLINKEVYDYWANYQYFMQLLTIERENIKTAELNLKRTEEAYKLGQITSVEYRQAQLGLLSAQNRINAALINIKKAEYQLLRLKGDLVK
- a CDS encoding response regulator transcription factor codes for the protein MHELKAIIIEDEEVSRETLRNYLTKYCPNVNIAAEAENISIGKTAIETHRPQLVFLDVEMPYGNGFDLLEQLPEIDFELIFVTAFSNYALKALNMSASYYLLKPIDIEELIASVEKVSQNIQNKDRIHSARILQTNLHTTENQLKRIVLPELEGFEVAQLKDIVYCKANDNLTDFMFVNGKKKTICKTLKHFDELLGDAGFFRIHKSYLINLEHVQGYKKGKGGFVEMSNGKELEIAIRRKQDFLERFVG
- a CDS encoding fumarylacetoacetate hydrolase family protein — translated: MKIICVGRNYRKHAEELGNEVPEEPVLFMKPDSAIMRQRDAFYIPDFTDDVHYEAEIVVKINRLGKRIQSKFAPKYYSEITVGIDFTARDVQSKLKEKGLPWEKAKAFDNSAVCGHWLDASNYDLENLNFELKLNGATVQKGNTNMMLFSINQLIEHSSQYFMLKIGDLLFTGTPEGVGKVSPGDMLEGFIEGQKVLNVRIK
- a CDS encoding histidine kinase, which produces MAFKLFTFVWQLSLGTSLKRLIILVICFCKAILLFAQVGNIAELEIKQADEAKMYDLINQSNRNISSDPNKALSEIEEALKLSFKNKNKRGEVFCYQSLGAIYFQKKNYEQAASYYQKAKDGFKAIGDNSGYYTSIKMLAAAYEGAKKYPQAIAEYREFLSLAQQKQSATDERLAKENLARVLFNNKQYTEANAFYQQLLVSFRSANQETKVSEMYELIGKCYAGQNDTAQALKYFGLAGIVADNYGNETDQSVSWQNVGRSYNSIGEYDKSNEYEKRAKKINQKNGDNQRVLDNNSNIAGNYLFMNKANEAIPFLQENLVLSNQTGQIKSTGETHKALSEAYAKLGKFEQAKASFDQYRQVQEQLLAEKESQLQDLVNQNSQFSDKENQIALLIKDKELDEKQISLLQKESNLKAENARQQKRINYILAALLVLMLLGLVMLYRSTKQKQIANKLLSIRSLRSQMNPHFIFNSLNSVNSFISKSDDRSANKYLSEFARLMRTVLEHSKKDFVLLSAELEVLERYLNLEHLRFKDHFDYVFEVDENLEIDRLLIPPMMVQPYIENAIWHGLRYKEEKGMLAVKFWKKNNAVLIEIKDNGIGRKRSEELKTKNQKMGKSTGISNTNGRIKLLNEIHNIHVKCSITDLDENETGTSVSIELPFLDVDDKKYAENA
- a CDS encoding pyridoxamine 5'-phosphate oxidase family protein; the protein is MANKENNLNPFHIEFIQKQKVFFVATAPTEGFINLSPKGMDSFRVIDNQTIVWLNLTGSGNETAAHLLENPRMTIMMTAFEGDPLILRLYGKAVAFHPRDQEWEDYIHLFPEMPGSRQIIELKLEKVMTSCGFAVPIMEFKKERSQLIDWSNKKGEEGILEYQKNKNVLSLNGKPTGLFEV